Proteins encoded within one genomic window of Mesobacillus subterraneus:
- a CDS encoding DUF6671 family protein, with the protein MLKDRSQHPYFNKKGALATMHGKESVIAPCFEKTLQLSLQVPPDINTDELGTFSGEIERKGTPIETVRQKVKMGMELLGSPLGIGNEGSFGPAVHFPLLSEDHEILLWIDQERGIEVVEQVFSTETNFDSITVKRWDTNLEFFLSKVRFPSHALILKPNKHQDKGIIFKGVNDVEECKEALSSCAAVSEDGMVQVATDMRANRNPTRMRVIGEVAEKMAQRLASLCPKCACPGWGVVDVIRGLPCEGCGLRTNWVANEVFGCPSCPKKEIVPRSDGKQKVSQSQCPYCNP; encoded by the coding sequence ATGTTAAAGGACCGAAGCCAGCATCCCTATTTTAATAAAAAAGGCGCATTGGCAACGATGCACGGAAAAGAAAGCGTGATTGCACCCTGTTTTGAAAAGACTCTGCAGCTGAGCTTACAAGTGCCGCCAGACATAAACACCGATGAACTGGGAACCTTTTCAGGGGAGATTGAGAGGAAAGGGACACCTATTGAAACTGTCCGACAGAAAGTAAAAATGGGAATGGAATTGCTGGGCTCACCTTTGGGCATTGGCAATGAGGGGAGCTTCGGTCCTGCGGTGCATTTTCCACTGCTATCTGAGGATCATGAAATCCTTTTGTGGATTGATCAGGAACGAGGGATTGAAGTAGTAGAGCAAGTATTTAGCACAGAAACCAATTTTGACTCCATCACGGTGAAGCGTTGGGACACAAACCTAGAGTTTTTTTTATCAAAAGTAAGATTCCCTTCCCATGCACTAATCCTTAAACCTAATAAACATCAAGATAAAGGAATCATTTTTAAGGGGGTGAACGACGTTGAAGAGTGTAAAGAAGCTTTATCCTCCTGCGCGGCAGTTTCTGAAGATGGAATGGTCCAAGTAGCCACCGATATGAGAGCTAATAGAAATCCGACTCGGATGAGGGTCATTGGAGAGGTTGCAGAGAAGATGGCACAGCGTTTGGCTTCACTTTGCCCTAAATGTGCGTGTCCTGGCTGGGGTGTCGTGGATGTCATTCGCGGCCTGCCATGTGAAGGCTGCGGATTGAGAACTAATTGGGTTGCAAATGAAGTATTTGGCTGCCCGAGTTGTCCAAAAAAAGAGATTGTTCCAAGAAGTGATGGGAAGCAGAAAGTTTCACAAAGTCAATGTCCATATTGCAATCCTTAA
- a CDS encoding DUF2812 domain-containing protein: MNKTIYKLRPSDFWRIGEHESWFADLAAEGLFLRKMGIHFAKFEKGEPKNMRYRIEVSISKKISADQIEMYSETGWAYVTSYGSFHVFSSPAELEAPELHTDPAEQSYTLKELDRKLAFNSGAVIIGMILMIGMLGSIWFLDGTPTLVLVDGIAVQQTILAIFLAYTAYNSLQATLSIRDLRKRLAEGIPIDHHASWKKKHTLHTTVAFVFTVLVGLSAIIPFFQLMKMDTKTLPEKNVDLPIVRLADVENNPDLVRAESAYLDDGVDWGNRYSYDWSPLAPVQYEADETGLVPGKLWDDKSGEYSPGISTQYYQLRIPSMADNLISDLIERYRYEHTQAEYEEKNHPDLDHLVVRVEDSMNEVYASKGNAVMYVRYFVYADVDLVIENVAKKITIIPD, translated from the coding sequence ATGAATAAGACGATATACAAACTCAGACCCAGTGATTTTTGGAGGATCGGAGAGCATGAAAGCTGGTTTGCTGATTTGGCGGCTGAGGGACTTTTTCTGAGAAAAATGGGGATCCATTTTGCAAAGTTTGAAAAAGGTGAACCAAAAAACATGAGGTATCGAATAGAAGTGTCCATAAGTAAGAAGATTTCAGCAGATCAAATTGAGATGTATAGTGAGACTGGCTGGGCTTATGTCACTAGCTATGGCTCTTTTCATGTGTTTTCATCACCTGCCGAGCTTGAGGCACCTGAGCTTCACACGGATCCTGCAGAGCAATCGTATACATTAAAAGAACTGGACAGGAAATTGGCATTTAATAGCGGTGCTGTGATTATTGGAATGATCTTGATGATTGGTATGCTGGGTTCAATCTGGTTTCTTGACGGTACACCTACCCTTGTTTTAGTGGATGGCATAGCTGTTCAACAAACGATTTTGGCTATTTTCCTCGCTTATACAGCCTATAACTCACTACAGGCAACACTATCGATTCGTGATTTGCGTAAAAGACTAGCCGAAGGAATACCAATTGACCACCATGCTTCCTGGAAGAAAAAGCATACATTACATACAACTGTCGCATTTGTATTTACCGTATTAGTTGGGTTGAGTGCCATTATTCCATTTTTTCAGCTAATGAAAATGGACACGAAAACATTGCCGGAAAAAAATGTGGATTTACCAATTGTCAGATTAGCGGATGTTGAAAATAATCCGGATTTAGTTCGCGCAGAATCTGCCTATTTGGATGATGGTGTGGATTGGGGAAATCGTTATTCATATGATTGGAGCCCTTTAGCACCCGTTCAATATGAAGCAGATGAAACCGGACTTGTCCCTGGGAAATTGTGGGATGATAAGAGCGGTGAATATTCACCTGGGATATCTACGCAGTATTATCAACTCAGGATTCCTAGTATGGCCGATAATCTGATATCAGATTTAATAGAAAGATACAGGTATGAACATACCCAGGCAGAATATGAAGAGAAAAATCACCCAGACTTAGACCATTTGGTCGTCCGTGTTGAAGACAGCATGAATGAAGTTTATGCATCAAAAGGGAACGCAGTCATGTATGTCAGATACTTTGTATACGCTGATGTTGATTTAGTAATAGAAAACGTAGCTAAGAAGATTACTATAATACCAGATTAA
- a CDS encoding nucleotidyltransferase family protein, with translation MLLKNKADVINLIQSDEKMMEIIHTASILDLPDWWICAGFVRSKIWDTLHGYKERTSIPDVDVIYFDGANMDEKYEKKLENKLKKLMPDIPWSVKNQARMHRVNRIPPYTSSEDAISKFPETATALGVNLDKEHELTLTAPCGIEGVLQMEVKPTPFFTETRERAVIFDERLINKNWTAKWPMVSVYPITSPSR, from the coding sequence ATTTTGCTGAAGAACAAAGCTGATGTCATAAATTTAATTCAATCAGACGAAAAAATGATGGAAATCATCCATACAGCTAGCATCCTGGATTTGCCTGACTGGTGGATTTGTGCCGGGTTTGTCCGATCGAAAATATGGGACACACTGCATGGCTACAAGGAGCGAACATCGATCCCGGATGTTGATGTGATTTATTTTGATGGCGCTAACATGGATGAAAAGTATGAAAAGAAACTGGAAAACAAGTTGAAGAAACTCATGCCTGATATTCCCTGGTCTGTAAAAAACCAGGCAAGGATGCATAGGGTAAACAGGATTCCACCTTATACTTCTTCAGAAGATGCCATCTCCAAATTCCCCGAAACAGCTACGGCTCTTGGCGTAAATCTGGACAAGGAGCATGAGCTGACACTAACTGCTCCATGCGGCATTGAAGGTGTGTTGCAAATGGAAGTGAAGCCGACACCTTTTTTTACTGAAACGAGAGAACGTGCTGTCATTTTCGATGAACGACTGATCAATAAGAATTGGACAGCTAAATGGCCAATGGTCAGTGTGTATCCAATAACATCACCTTCCCGCTAA
- a CDS encoding tetratricopeptide repeat protein produces MSGIEYKISSAFDLFDKGEYLKAEKIYDDCLSEIDKNSGEYNQVLHGMGYVKSHLNKFADARDIYKELKNLAKNVEEEAIAIHQMGMVERMAKNYEKALHHLDEELRLLSDYGLDNYLKLSANFYERAYIHLLNYELKTAEKLMNKSLKYAQLCDDKVCLGCSYRGLGEVYKANGSTHMQQNVLKGQLRHLGKQTTKLL; encoded by the coding sequence TTGAGTGGAATAGAATATAAAATTTCCTCTGCTTTTGATTTGTTCGATAAAGGCGAGTATCTAAAAGCTGAAAAAATTTATGATGATTGCCTAAGTGAAATAGATAAAAATTCAGGTGAATATAATCAGGTTTTACACGGAATGGGATATGTGAAATCACATCTCAACAAATTTGCAGACGCAAGGGATATTTACAAGGAACTAAAGAATTTGGCAAAGAATGTCGAGGAAGAAGCAATTGCAATTCATCAAATGGGTATGGTAGAAAGAATGGCTAAGAATTATGAAAAAGCACTACACCATCTTGATGAAGAACTTAGATTGTTAAGTGATTACGGTTTGGATAACTACCTTAAACTATCTGCTAATTTTTATGAGCGAGCTTATATCCATTTACTAAATTATGAATTGAAAACAGCAGAAAAATTAATGAATAAGTCCTTGAAATATGCTCAACTATGTGATGATAAAGTGTGCCTTGGTTGTTCTTATAGAGGTCTTGGGGAAGTATACAAAGCTAATGGATCAACACATATGCAACAGAATGTTTTGAAAGGGCAATTACGGCATTTAGGGAAGCAAACGACCAAATTGCTGTAA
- a CDS encoding DUF2294 domain-containing protein gives MTKGQLEAEISKALTQWEKDFLGRGSVKVKTDILRDMVIVLLKGILTPAEYKLSETIEGLLSIKKIRSDLVEIDRETLDGIIKEQTGEEVVSFYTDISTKTGERIMVFRLGADLEKKLNN, from the coding sequence ATGACGAAGGGTCAGCTGGAAGCAGAGATTAGCAAAGCACTAACTCAGTGGGAAAAGGATTTTTTAGGAAGAGGTTCAGTGAAAGTCAAAACAGATATTCTTCGCGATATGGTCATCGTCCTATTAAAAGGGATTTTAACTCCTGCAGAATATAAATTATCGGAGACAATCGAAGGGCTATTATCCATCAAAAAAATACGATCTGATTTAGTGGAGATTGATCGAGAGACATTAGATGGGATCATCAAAGAACAAACTGGAGAGGAAGTGGTCTCTTTTTATACTGATATCAGTACAAAAACTGGGGAACGAATCATGGTTTTTCGCCTAGGTGCTGACCTGGAAAAAAAACTGAACAATTAA
- a CDS encoding helix-turn-helix transcriptional regulator — protein MGLANRVKELRAKHRYTQNDLAERVDVTRQTIVALEKGSYIPSLLLAMKIAQTFELPIEEIFFMEEEK, from the coding sequence ATGGGACTAGCAAATCGTGTGAAGGAATTGAGGGCAAAGCATCGTTATACGCAAAATGATTTGGCTGAGAGGGTTGATGTGACAAGACAGACAATCGTTGCTTTGGAGAAGGGGAGCTATATACCATCCTTGTTACTGGCAATGAAAATTGCCCAAACGTTCGAATTGCCAATTGAAGAGATCTTTTTTATGGAGGAGGAAAAATAA
- a CDS encoding TetR/AcrR family transcriptional regulator has translation MDGKSKILAAARKVISQHGANRATVRAIAEEAGMSTGAIYHYYKNKDDIFYDLLDDSLSDSTRIAKGMLNQDLAMDIVIKEISRKTEERFKKDTENRLQYHFAHEILLGNKELQHKFTQKYNEWNGRIEEILIHLYGLKENPLNKALSSWLLGAVDGVILQNLLEVNEASEEDMIEIFELLLEKGLPQFIRILNESK, from the coding sequence GTGGATGGGAAATCAAAGATACTTGCTGCAGCCAGAAAAGTCATCAGCCAGCACGGAGCCAATCGGGCAACAGTGCGGGCTATAGCTGAAGAAGCAGGTATGAGTACTGGGGCAATCTACCACTATTATAAAAACAAAGACGATATATTTTATGATCTGCTTGATGACAGTCTCTCAGATTCCACTAGAATTGCAAAGGGTATGCTGAATCAAGATTTAGCAATGGACATAGTGATTAAGGAAATTAGCCGAAAAACGGAAGAACGATTTAAAAAAGACACAGAAAATCGACTTCAATACCATTTTGCTCATGAAATATTATTAGGAAATAAAGAACTGCAGCATAAATTCACACAAAAATACAACGAATGGAATGGGCGTATTGAGGAAATTCTCATCCATTTGTATGGTCTTAAAGAGAATCCTTTAAATAAAGCACTCTCATCCTGGTTATTAGGTGCAGTAGACGGCGTCATCCTGCAGAACCTTCTTGAAGTAAATGAAGCCAGCGAAGAAGACATGATCGAAATTTTTGAACTTTTATTAGAAAAAGGGCTGCCACAGTTCATCCGGATTTTAAACGAAAGCAAGTAG
- a CDS encoding DUF3888 domain-containing protein — MGLFGKTENEVISLKKTVFLLLLFLFSSNNVFNAETIIEADTELCETVKMALISSNRKPVDKAIEKIYKNDIDAPKDLTWASWETEILKIKQLYGIGGLYEITLKVYPYYGAHNGYGEDEVVINTNGDLMGFKHLRTYT; from the coding sequence ATGGGCCTCTTTGGGAAGACTGAGAATGAGGTGATTAGTTTGAAAAAGACAGTGTTTTTATTATTACTATTTTTATTTAGCAGTAATAATGTGTTTAATGCAGAAACCATAATTGAAGCTGACACTGAATTATGCGAAACGGTAAAAATGGCACTTATAAGTAGCAATAGGAAGCCAGTAGATAAAGCAATTGAAAAAATTTACAAGAATGACATAGATGCACCGAAAGATCTTACCTGGGCTTCTTGGGAGACAGAAATCCTCAAGATAAAGCAGTTATATGGTATTGGTGGATTGTATGAGATAACCTTAAAAGTCTATCCTTATTATGGTGCTCATAATGGATATGGAGAAGATGAAGTTGTGATAAACACCAATGGTGATCTAATGGGATTTAAACACTTGAGAACATATACTTGA
- a CDS encoding PadR family transcriptional regulator — MAYTGGPMTEAMYYVLLALMRPNHGYQLMQAIMEVSNGRVNMGPGTLYGVLSRMEKDGLISLAENDGRRKIYEITVEGEKALRTEYDRLQALIKDSAILDLGDGDE, encoded by the coding sequence ATGGCATATACTGGTGGACCGATGACGGAAGCGATGTATTACGTTCTGCTTGCGTTAATGAGGCCAAATCATGGATACCAGCTGATGCAGGCCATAATGGAGGTTTCTAATGGCAGAGTGAATATGGGACCGGGGACACTTTACGGAGTATTGTCTCGGATGGAAAAGGACGGGCTAATATCATTAGCAGAAAACGATGGCAGAAGGAAGATCTATGAAATAACCGTAGAAGGGGAAAAAGCGCTACGTACTGAATACGATCGGCTGCAGGCTTTGATTAAAGATAGTGCAATATTAGATTTGGGGGATGGAGATGAATAA
- a CDS encoding NADP-dependent isocitrate dehydrogenase codes for MEMKKEVTNKQPITVAYGDGIGPEIMEATLNILDAAGAQLDIEVIEIGEKVYRRGAATGIEASAWESLRRTKVFLKAPITTPQGGGYKSLNVTTRKALGLFSNVRPVYSYAPFVQTKHPNMNVVIIRENEEDLYAGIEHRQTSQVYQCLKLVSRPGTEKIIRYAFEYARSHGRKKVTCFVKDNIMKLTDGLFSQVFNQVGEEYPELEKETWIVDIGAAKLADQPELFDVVVMPNLYGDILSDVAAQISGSVGLAGSANIGEECAMFEAIHGSAPRRAGQNLANPSGLLLGSVMMLQHIGQPEAASRVHNAWLKTLEEGIHTYDIFREGVSREKVGTKEFSQAVISRLGLLPDTLPAVTYTRSAPFKTTPQIQVSQKKELAGVDIFLQWEGSSPDELGKQLEQFSIENLSLKVITNRGVKVYPEGFSETFCTDHWRCRFLGEDGDRFERMHVAELYKKLTEAGFDCIKTENLYFFDGEQGFSSVHG; via the coding sequence ATGGAAATGAAAAAAGAAGTGACAAACAAGCAGCCAATAACAGTTGCATATGGGGACGGCATTGGCCCGGAGATTATGGAAGCGACTTTGAACATTCTCGATGCAGCAGGTGCGCAGCTGGATATTGAGGTGATTGAAATTGGCGAGAAAGTCTACCGGCGAGGAGCAGCGACTGGAATAGAAGCAAGTGCCTGGGAGTCATTAAGAAGAACGAAAGTCTTCCTGAAAGCACCTATCACGACGCCACAAGGCGGGGGATACAAAAGCTTGAATGTTACCACAAGAAAAGCACTCGGACTGTTCTCCAATGTCAGACCTGTCTATTCCTATGCGCCATTTGTACAAACGAAACATCCTAACATGAATGTAGTCATTATTAGGGAAAATGAAGAAGATCTGTATGCAGGAATCGAGCATCGTCAAACGAGCCAGGTGTATCAATGCCTCAAATTGGTGTCTCGTCCAGGCACAGAGAAAATCATTCGGTATGCTTTTGAGTATGCGAGAAGCCACGGCCGTAAAAAGGTGACCTGCTTCGTAAAGGACAACATCATGAAGCTGACGGATGGCTTATTCAGCCAAGTCTTTAACCAAGTTGGCGAGGAGTATCCTGAACTCGAGAAAGAAACATGGATTGTGGACATCGGAGCAGCAAAGCTGGCAGATCAGCCGGAGTTGTTTGATGTGGTAGTGATGCCGAACTTGTATGGAGATATTTTATCGGATGTGGCAGCACAAATATCTGGGTCTGTCGGATTGGCAGGTTCGGCCAATATAGGGGAAGAATGTGCGATGTTTGAGGCAATCCATGGATCTGCTCCACGACGTGCCGGCCAAAACCTGGCGAATCCTTCAGGTCTTCTTCTCGGTTCGGTGATGATGCTTCAGCACATTGGCCAGCCAGAAGCAGCTTCTAGGGTCCATAATGCCTGGTTAAAAACATTAGAAGAAGGAATTCATACTTATGATATCTTTCGTGAGGGAGTCAGCAGGGAAAAAGTCGGCACTAAGGAGTTTTCGCAGGCTGTCATATCACGGCTAGGGCTTTTGCCTGACACCCTTCCAGCCGTTACTTATACAAGGTCTGCTCCTTTTAAGACAACGCCGCAAATTCAAGTGTCACAAAAGAAGGAGTTAGCAGGAGTAGACATTTTTCTCCAATGGGAAGGAAGTTCACCTGATGAGTTGGGAAAGCAACTGGAACAATTCTCTATTGAAAACCTTTCGTTAAAAGTCATTACAAATAGAGGCGTAAAGGTATACCCAGAAGGCTTTTCTGAAACCTTCTGCACCGATCACTGGCGCTGCCGCTTCCTAGGTGAGGACGGAGACAGATTCGAACGGATGCACGTAGCAGAACTTTATAAAAAACTGACAGAAGCAGGATTTGATTGCATCAAGACAGAAAATCTCTACTTCTTTGATGGAGAACAAGGGTTTTCTAGTGTACATGGATGA
- a CDS encoding DUF5692 family protein: MGLLYESTGFIGWGIWVFVLFGLMAFNEFSRTTKWGGIFLFLIVPVVLTIFVWPTTAAPGNEYGTGTWFNWVKTYSALAGCLGFMIIRYYPALTKKKWVLWFPPGILALNILEACIRDFQVYTYGAWNGAYIDHLWVMSGPWNIMNGIAGLLNIIAICGWAGIYISKDKSKDMIWPDMIWPWIIAYDLWNFAYTYNCMSDHSFYSGLALLLACTIPTFFIKKGAWLQHRAHTLALWIMFIMTIPSFADRIAPVPTTHNPTAFFIVSLVSLIANIALVVYQFYRIRKHRLNPLKDEIYTETHSYQQVLEDNRIAV, translated from the coding sequence ATGGGCTTGTTATATGAATCTACTGGATTTATAGGCTGGGGAATTTGGGTATTTGTTCTTTTTGGCTTAATGGCATTTAATGAATTTAGTCGTACCACCAAATGGGGTGGGATCTTCCTTTTCCTCATTGTTCCTGTCGTGCTGACTATCTTCGTTTGGCCGACAACCGCAGCCCCTGGAAATGAATACGGCACTGGAACTTGGTTTAACTGGGTTAAGACATATTCCGCACTTGCCGGTTGTCTTGGCTTCATGATCATCCGCTATTATCCAGCGCTTACAAAAAAGAAATGGGTACTATGGTTTCCACCTGGAATTCTTGCACTAAACATTTTGGAGGCATGTATTCGGGATTTTCAAGTATACACTTATGGAGCCTGGAACGGAGCCTATATTGATCATTTATGGGTTATGTCTGGTCCATGGAATATCATGAATGGAATCGCTGGTTTGCTGAACATTATCGCCATCTGCGGATGGGCGGGGATCTATATCTCCAAAGATAAGTCTAAGGATATGATTTGGCCTGATATGATCTGGCCTTGGATTATTGCTTATGATTTATGGAATTTTGCTTATACGTACAACTGCATGTCCGACCATTCATTTTACAGCGGCCTGGCGTTATTGCTTGCTTGTACCATCCCAACCTTCTTCATCAAGAAAGGAGCATGGCTGCAGCACCGGGCCCATACATTGGCATTGTGGATCATGTTTATCATGACAATTCCTTCTTTTGCCGATAGAATCGCACCTGTGCCAACTACCCATAATCCAACGGCATTCTTCATCGTAAGCTTAGTATCCTTGATTGCCAATATCGCTTTAGTAGTTTATCAGTTTTACAGAATACGAAAACATAGACTCAACCCACTTAAGGATGAAATCTATACTGAAACCCATTCATACCAACAAGTACTCGAAGATAATCGAATTGCTGTATAG